A region of Salvelinus namaycush isolate Seneca chromosome 9, SaNama_1.0, whole genome shotgun sequence DNA encodes the following proteins:
- the LOC120053840 gene encoding C-C motif chemokine 4-like has protein sequence MRRCNPYGLRLQRNQNKDRSKARLGTSQIIMKTTCLALGLLLLTVSQSYAIPLGLESSPDSCCFSFSIMRVPPKKIDSIQKNHSGCPRPAFVVKTVEGRVICFQSSVPWVQKAFNRVKQPAAVATSSGIEGSSHP, from the exons ATGAGGAGATGCAACCCTTATGGACTCAGACTACAAAGGAACCAAAACAAAGACAGGTCAAAAGCCAGACTTGGCACATCTCAAATCATCATGAAGACTACCTGCTTGGCTCTTGGGTTATTGCTGCTGACAGTATCCCAGTCCTATGCTATCC CTCTTGGACTGGAGTCATCACCTGACAGTTGCTGTTTCAGCTTCTCCATAATGAGAGTGCCCCCCAAGAAGATCGACTCCATCCAGAAGAATCACAGTGGATGCCCCCGACCAGCATTTGT GGTCAAAACTGTTGAGGGCAGAGTGATTTGCTTCCAGTCAAGTGTGCCGTGGGTACAGAAAGCCTTCAACCGGGTCAAGCAGCCAGCAGCTGTGGCCACAAGTAGCGGCATTGAGGGTTCCAGTCATCCTTGA